Part of the Rhizophagus irregularis chromosome 11, complete sequence genome, ttttagttaacatagttatattattatagccTCAACGTGCTAGAGATGCTTCAGTCAATGTGGGCCCGGATTGGAAAGTTCttgaagaaattgaatttaattggCCAAGCTTAATTTAGATGTAGAGAATGTAGAAGACATGTAcgtatcaaattttaatatcgtTGTTAACACTATAGAGTATAgacaagtaattttttaatttatttattattttttttttcattagatcTTTACATggctttttatattattatgacaAAAATTATGATCTTATTCGTACCAAATCAGAAAAACCATTAACCCCTAATGATAAAGTTCAATATTTTGATTCTACATCTAAGGATCctatataacttttaaatttagaaaatatcaccgttaatgaaaatttattgaaacaCCACTTGAGACTGGGGACAaggataatattaattctccAAGTGCATTATCATTGGAAGCAACcttaattaatcattatttgcATTACAAGTAGTTAATGAGGTAAGAATCATTCCTATACATGGGGGCGAATTAGGTTCAAGCCATGACGAAAATATTACGGCACATTATACTAATTCGGCATTACACCGGGTGTAATACTTGAATCTTTGAACAAAAtttggtataataaatttcaccAATACGCCATCTAAATGCCGAATTATCTGGAATAATTACGACCCCATGTATAATCGTTCCTATTTGTCTCatgttttctaattttttatggaaaaattatttttattttttttgttttttttataattttattttttttcagaaattcgGTTCTTTCGGTCTTAGGATTCGAGGTTGAatttggtaagtttcgaagcaaATACtttgaaacttatattttcttaattttaattttcttacttttttgtagatatcgGTGTATTAGAATCCGGAATTGAATTTGATTTTGGTAAGTTTATAGGCGTAGTTTCAGATtgttttcatcatttttttttattaaaagttgtttattttttaggtctaggtttttcaaaaattcaggcTGAACTTTCTTGgaaggtaagtttcgaagttcatttcgaaactttttttaaagtttttgtttaattttgaagaaactaaccgtttccttttttttgtctattttGTAAAATCGTCTTCGGTTTTTAGGTCAACTTTTCGggtaaatttctttaaaataattgaatttttttttctaactaaCGAttcttgtttctttttttcagcTTCGGGCGTAATCTTCTCTCAGTGTATAGTAATTTAGTGGACTTTTAAGAAAACGAAACATGAGGACTTTCTTTTTTCAAGGTTATTCAACTTTGCGTTCAGGATTCTTTTGTAAGTATTTCGATTTGATTCGacttgtgattttttttgcatttatttgGACTTTGATTTATCTTGGAACATAATGCCCCTcgattttgttatttatttacctttgGATGATAATGTAATTACCCTTTGATTTTGTTGTTTTTACCTTTAGATGTAATTACCTTttgattttacttttttttacctttagaCATAATTACACTTTGGGCATGATTACACTTcgattttattgttatttaccTTTACATTTCAATcttctttatcttttaaatataatgttttatattagTTTACTAAGtaagcaataaattaatagattatctttaagaaatttaccataatctttttttttgtagattgtCTGGGGTATTGAgttaagaatttaaaatggtaagtttcgttGCGTAAACCtaccatcttttttttttttctttagcagAAActctaaattttcttttctttgtttttttgtaggttcgaAAAGTATGattaatgtttaaaaattgtaagttttttttcgtttttgatAGAAATATTAATGGTGTCTACTTTTATTTGTAGATACCTGCTTCagatttaaaaatgtaaagatGAATGCAATGCAATTTTAATTGTGAAGGATATTTCTTACGCGCGTGTAGAGAatcaattttgattatattattatagattttaatatagaTGTTCAACATATTTTTATGATGAACATTTTATGCAATGAACATTTTTCCCGTGACTTTCTGATGGCTTGTATACCCAAACTAGATTATCTGattatcaatcttttttttttaaggtgttttttgctttttttttacggtctaaaaattttttgaatcttCTGAAAAAAAGTATGTAGCGTTTTATTTATCCttcttcaaataaataaagtgaaaattagatttttaacgaagttttatttctttaagaTATCTTCTACTACTATTAGTATGGATGAGGTTGTAAATGTACTTTGTGGATTAAGCAAATTACATTGTAAAGTTTTATTTGGAGAATCAGAAAGATTTGAAGAATGGTTAAAGGAAAATGGAATTAAGAATAAGGTAATATTagataaatgtatttttattattcatctttttttttaaaattataaatggcatagatatatttaagtatgctcctaaacaaattttataatatattaaagttttaattctttttaaagaccTGTGGAAGGAGGATAGAAAgggtatttaatataaatatacctcCTAACCAAATTTTACGCGAGAAAAGAATTAAttctttcttatttataaaagaaggATGGGAggaatactttatttatgtcaatgttattttccaaaaataagcacttttttttacttgtaattctggctaaaattttataatttcagccaaaatGATTGTAATGCATGTATGTATgagttgcttatttttggaaattaatggtatttttttttaacaatattaacgttaaaaaaaaaaaatttttattttataggatCCTTTATCAACATTTTCTCGACATTTAATCAatacaaaaaatgaatatttattagatatttgGAAAGAGAGAGTTAAGATTACTCCAAAAGATTTAAAACACAAAGGTGATATGGAAACATCGATGTTAGATGTAGAAGTTGACTACTGTCCTGACTTAGCAAATAAATATCTAGGAAAAAGGGTTTCTTGTTTTGACAGTGGTGATCATATTAATTTgctaaaagatttagaaattaaaataattggtaaaaataagtcagttattttaaaatataatggtAAAGCTGTAGGTGCGGTCATACGTGATgcagcaataaaaaaattatcaaatcattttggaataaaaattaaatcgaTAATTGAAGGTCATCCTATCATTAAACGTGGAAAGGCACATGCATCTTTTGGAAAAATGGTTGGTGACGGATTTCGTCCCAATCGTTTAAATTCTGGTTATGAcaaatatgtttataaaaCTTCTAACCCTGAGGAACAAAAAATACTTTGTGAGAATGGAATTACTTTGGCTAAATGGTTGTTTGAATTTGGAAAACAACATTTGCACTGGTCTATCGattcttatgaaaattttaaaaatcaatcagaattagatgataatgaaattataggTGCAGTATTTTGTACTGAAAATTATGAAGCAATTGGACATATAGACAATGACCGGTCAGAATATGCTGTGGGATATGTTTATGAGGAAGGAATAGTTAaagatggattttttttttacccagaATATGGTATTGCAATTGAAATGTCGTCAAATTCCATTTGGTGCTGGTTGACTAAAGCGGTACATGGTACATCTAAACTTGACTTAAGTGATGGTGGAACCAGGTATACTGCTGCACTTACTTTATCTGAAAAAACGGCAAAAGCAATTGAAAGAAATAACGATAACATTTAAAGTattgtatttgtttttttttatttttaaaattttttgttatttgaataaaattgattacataatcacataaaaatattagttgtATGTCTATTAGTATATATtgtatcatatataaaatgggaattctaatttttttctacataaaaaaaatgtaaaattctaatttaattttcagaaattataattttcccCATCTCAACTGATCCTGCAttctttctaattttattatatggtaCACAATACCAATGATCGAGAAgcaagaattttaaatttagcaagttttttttattatttagacttttttaaataattttagggAATGGAGAGAAGGAGGTCATGGTCGTGGTTGTAGTAGTCATGATGGTatgctattttatataaaatctttattaccaaatgaatatttaatccatatttaatttattgaaaaaagagAGTTGGGAATTATCCAGATTTTGGAATATCCGTCCAATATGTTTATACAAgattttcatatgatttttttttttgttaaacgactttgatttttcatttgatattttttttttaatttataaaaaataactttataatttattatttattaaatatgagaacatttattatatgattacgTGACAGGATGAGAGCGAATAAATTTGCCTTTTTTTTGCTATGTATCATGCTATACTATATTGCGCAATTGATTTTCTTATTGCTGAATTTATTTGTTGCACCACATATTGATAACACAGATAAAATATGCATACTCACTGGCACCTCtagtatttattttacctgttaataaaaatgtggTTTCCGATTGTAGTTAATTATTGGCAACAACTAGTTGCCCTTCAGAATTGACCAATAAATATACCAACtgaaatgattatttaaacatCCTTTTATTTGTATGTGACGAAAATATAAATCGGAAAATACAATTTACTTTTCCAACttgataatattcaaatatataaatagttacAAGTCGGAAGATTTCTTTATTAACTACAATAATCAGCATACTTCTGATACTCTTCCGATTTATATCCAATTTGTAATTGATACCGATTGCTCTctaatttacatattaaagATATACTCCAACCGACAATCATGCCAGTTAACCATCGTTTTACCTATGTTAGGTAATTCTCTCGATCTCTTTGGATGGAACTTAATAGGTGAAAAACaagaaattaaactaaaatt contains:
- a CDS encoding uncharacterized protein (SECRETED:cutsite_TIS-MD; SECRETED:prob_0.4371); SECRETED:SignalP(1-19), with the translated sequence MFKNCVFCFFFTISSTTISMDEVVNVLCGLSKLHCKVLFGESERFEEWLKENGIKNKDPLSTFSRHLINTKNEYLLDIWKERVKITPKDLKHKGDMETSMLDVEVDYCPDLANKYLGKRVSCFDSGDHINLLKDLEIKIIGKNKSVILKYNGKAVGAVIRDAAIKKLSNHFGIKIKSIIEGHPIIKRGKAHASFGKMVGDGFRPNRLNSGYDKYVYKTSNPEEQKILCENGITLAKWLFEFGKQHLHWSIDSYENFKNQSELDDNEIIGAVFCTENYEAIGHIDNDRSEYAVGYVYEEGIVKDGFFFYPEYGIAIEMSSNSIWCWLTKAVHGTSKLDLSDGGTRYTAALTLSEKTAKAIERNNDNI